The following are encoded in a window of Flavobacteriales bacterium genomic DNA:
- the asd gene encoding archaetidylserine decarboxylase (Phosphatidylserine decarboxylase is synthesized as a single chain precursor. Generation of the pyruvoyl active site from a Ser is coupled to cleavage of a Gly-Ser bond between the larger (beta) and smaller (alpha chains). It is an integral membrane protein.) produces the protein MSQEKDQIQYIERQSKKVLTEEVPSGGMIRFLYGQNPLGKILLHQLFKRKWISSFVGKHMDSKRSIKRIQAFIDQFQMKMDDYIIPSTGFQSFNDFFYRKIKPEARPIAEGIISPADGKILVFPTLEASQQFFIKGSLFDIHRFIQNKKVSEKYLDGGMAIIRLAPVDYHRYHFPTAGVVGENIKIKGDYYSVSPLALKKNLEIFLENKREYVEVEHPKSGKYLICDVGATMTGSIIQTHQANTTVEKGQEKGYFAFGGSTLVLLFQKNTMHFAEDLIENTQNHFETTIKMGENIGFFIEK, from the coding sequence ATGAGCCAAGAAAAAGATCAGATACAATATATTGAAAGACAAAGTAAAAAGGTTTTAACAGAAGAAGTTCCTAGCGGAGGAATGATTCGTTTTTTATACGGGCAAAATCCTTTAGGTAAAATTTTGTTACATCAGCTATTCAAAAGAAAATGGATTTCTTCTTTTGTAGGAAAACACATGGACTCCAAAAGATCTATTAAAAGAATTCAAGCTTTTATTGATCAATTTCAAATGAAAATGGATGACTATATTATTCCTTCAACAGGTTTTCAATCCTTTAATGATTTTTTCTATAGAAAAATAAAACCCGAAGCACGCCCTATAGCCGAAGGAATTATCTCACCTGCCGATGGTAAAATTTTAGTTTTCCCTACCCTTGAAGCCAGTCAACAATTTTTTATAAAAGGTAGTTTGTTTGATATCCATCGATTCATTCAGAACAAAAAAGTATCTGAAAAATATCTTGACGGTGGAATGGCAATTATTCGCTTAGCACCTGTAGATTATCACCGTTATCATTTCCCTACAGCCGGTGTTGTGGGTGAGAATATTAAAATAAAAGGCGATTATTATTCAGTTTCTCCATTGGCTCTGAAGAAAAATTTGGAAATTTTTTTAGAGAATAAAAGAGAATACGTGGAAGTAGAACATCCAAAGTCTGGGAAATATCTCATTTGTGATGTAGGGGCTACCATGACAGGAAGTATCATCCAAACACACCAAGCCAATACTACTGTTGAAAAAGGACAAGAAAAAGGGTATTTTGCTTTTGGAGGCTCTACTTTGGTGCTTCTTTTTCAAAAAAACACCATGCATTTTGCAGAAGATTTAATAGAAAACACTCAAAATCATTTTGAAACCACCATAAAAATGGGTGAAAACATCGGTTTCTTTATAGAAAAATAA
- the rpe gene encoding ribulose-phosphate 3-epimerase — protein sequence MKKPLIAPSVLAADFANLQRDIEMINESQADWFHIDIMDGVFVPNISFGMPVLDAISKHAKKTIDVHLMIVDPDRYTETFAKLGANYLTVHYEACNHLHRSLQNIKAHGMKAGVALNPHTPVSVLSEVIQDLDLVCIMSVNPGFGGQKFIENTYSKVKELVALRTEKGGDFLIEIDGGVGLGNYKELTAAGADVLVAGSSVFRAENPVQMVEDLKKV from the coding sequence ATGAAAAAGCCATTGATTGCCCCATCGGTATTGGCAGCTGATTTTGCCAATCTTCAAAGAGATATCGAAATGATTAACGAAAGTCAAGCAGACTGGTTTCATATTGATATAATGGATGGAGTTTTTGTTCCTAATATTTCATTTGGAATGCCCGTTTTGGATGCAATTTCAAAACATGCAAAAAAAACAATCGATGTTCATTTAATGATCGTAGATCCTGATAGATATACAGAAACCTTCGCAAAACTCGGAGCCAATTATCTAACAGTACATTACGAAGCTTGCAACCATCTTCATAGAAGCTTACAGAATATAAAAGCCCATGGTATGAAAGCCGGAGTTGCTCTCAATCCTCACACACCTGTATCTGTATTAAGTGAGGTAATTCAAGACCTCGATTTAGTTTGTATTATGTCTGTAAACCCTGGTTTTGGAGGTCAAAAATTCATTGAAAACACCTATTCTAAAGTAAAAGAACTTGTGGCATTACGTACCGAAAAAGGTGGAGATTTCTTAATTGAAATAGATGGTGGTGTTGGCTTAGGAAATTATAAAGAACTGACTGCAGCAGGTGCAGATGTTTTAGTGGCTGGTTCTTCTGTTTTTAGAGCAGAAAATCCTGTTCAAATGGTAGAAGATTTAAAGAAGGTATAA
- a CDS encoding RluA family pseudouridine synthase, whose amino-acid sequence MKEQSEENYEHENLIVEPGAESIRIDKYILNHISREKYSRTKLQQMCENGLITVNDQNVKSNYKVRPNDVISISKPYPVFSNELIAEDIPLDIIYEDDDLVVVNKPAGMVVHPSYGHYSGTLVNALLFHINQLATPREEGRPGLVHRIDKLTSGLLVVAKTDAALAYLSEQFAEKTSKRKYLALVWGDVIEDEGTIVGHIGRSRKNRQLRYVFEDGSEGKHAVTHYKVVERFGYTTLVECQLETGRTHQIRVHFQYLGHPLFGDPEYGGDKILKGTTFTKYRQFVNNCFALAPRQNLHAKTLGFEHPTTKEWMSFDSELADDMKEVIEKWRSYAYQKSLKN is encoded by the coding sequence ATGAAAGAACAATCAGAAGAAAATTACGAACACGAAAACCTAATTGTGGAGCCTGGTGCAGAAAGTATTAGAATAGACAAATACATTCTCAATCATATTTCTAGGGAAAAATACTCTAGAACTAAGCTCCAACAGATGTGTGAAAACGGTTTGATAACGGTAAATGATCAAAACGTAAAATCCAACTATAAGGTAAGACCTAATGATGTCATTTCTATTTCTAAGCCTTATCCTGTGTTTAGCAATGAGCTTATTGCCGAAGATATTCCATTGGATATTATTTATGAAGATGATGACCTTGTTGTAGTCAACAAACCAGCAGGAATGGTCGTTCATCCTTCCTACGGTCATTACTCTGGAACACTCGTAAATGCTTTATTGTTTCATATAAATCAGCTTGCCACTCCACGAGAAGAAGGAAGACCAGGCTTGGTTCACAGAATCGATAAACTTACTTCAGGATTATTGGTTGTAGCCAAAACTGATGCTGCTTTAGCTTATTTATCTGAACAATTTGCAGAGAAAACTTCCAAAAGAAAATATCTTGCCCTTGTTTGGGGAGATGTCATTGAAGACGAAGGAACAATTGTAGGACATATTGGTAGATCTCGAAAAAACAGACAATTACGTTATGTTTTTGAAGATGGATCTGAAGGAAAACATGCCGTTACACACTACAAAGTAGTTGAGCGTTTTGGCTACACAACCCTAGTTGAGTGCCAGTTAGAAACAGGAAGAACACATCAAATTCGTGTACATTTCCAATATCTCGGTCATCCACTTTTTGGAGATCCAGAATATGGTGGAGACAAAATACTCAAAGGAACTACTTTTACAAAATATCGACAATTTGTAAATAATTGTTTTGCCCTAGCTCCTAGGCAAAACCTACATGCAAAGACACTTGGTTTTGAGCATCCAACTACAAAAGAATGGATGAGTTTCGACTCAGAATTGGCAGATGACATGAAAGAAGTCATTGAAAAATGGCGTAGCTACGCTTATCAAAAATCTCTGAAAAACTAA
- a CDS encoding multidrug effflux MFS transporter: MDKLKSLSIPMMAIMMSLVALTIDIMLPAFPQMSQDLQLENENQIQLIISMVFLGMAIGQIFYGPISDALGRKPAIFIGFWVFVLGSFLCLFTEDIYWMSAGRMLQGIGLSANRIVCVAIIRDQFKGEEMAKVMSLIMSFFIIVPALAPSLGDILLEIINWKGIFLLILIVASATTLWFYLRQKETLAETHRIPLSFRNSFKALKEIYAHKKSRYFTIISGFILGLFLGYLNSIQQIVDKVYHQEKYFAIWFGVFALFIGTASFLNRKLVTLFGMENLVKRALTLLAISSGIVALVIAFDPSLIIFPVFVFLVGWMLFLVGIIFGNTNAIILEPLGHIAGIATSVVGAFSTFISIPLGILVGQNFDNNILPMFLGIFVYSAISWIIYHLLVKKSTTALSI, encoded by the coding sequence TTGGATAAACTCAAAAGTCTTTCTATTCCCATGATGGCAATAATGATGTCCTTGGTAGCTCTTACCATTGATATCATGTTGCCAGCTTTTCCTCAAATGAGCCAAGATTTACAGTTGGAAAATGAAAATCAAATTCAACTGATTATTTCCATGGTATTTTTAGGAATGGCAATAGGACAAATTTTCTATGGTCCTATTTCTGATGCATTAGGTAGGAAACCAGCCATTTTCATTGGTTTTTGGGTTTTTGTTTTAGGTTCTTTTCTCTGTCTTTTTACAGAAGATATCTATTGGATGAGTGCTGGTAGAATGCTACAAGGAATTGGTCTTTCTGCCAATAGAATTGTATGTGTGGCGATTATTAGAGATCAATTTAAAGGAGAAGAAATGGCAAAGGTAATGTCTTTAATTATGTCATTTTTTATTATCGTTCCTGCCCTCGCCCCTAGTTTAGGCGATATTTTATTAGAAATAATTAACTGGAAAGGAATCTTTTTGCTCATTTTGATTGTGGCTTCTGCTACCACACTTTGGTTTTATCTAAGACAGAAAGAAACTTTAGCCGAAACTCATAGAATTCCTTTAAGTTTTAGAAATAGTTTTAAAGCTTTAAAAGAAATTTATGCCCACAAAAAATCGAGATACTTCACCATTATTTCAGGCTTCATTTTAGGTTTATTTTTAGGATACTTAAACTCTATTCAGCAAATAGTTGACAAAGTATATCATCAAGAAAAGTATTTTGCAATATGGTTTGGCGTTTTCGCTCTTTTCATTGGTACTGCTTCCTTCTTAAATAGAAAATTAGTGACACTTTTTGGAATGGAGAATCTTGTCAAACGAGCTTTAACTCTTTTAGCAATAAGCTCTGGAATTGTTGCCTTAGTGATTGCATTTGACCCTTCACTTATCATCTTTCCTGTTTTTGTGTTTCTTGTGGGTTGGATGTTGTTTCTCGTTGGAATTATTTTTGGAAATACAAATGCCATTATTCTCGAACCTTTAGGACATATAGCAGGAATTGCCACTTCTGTTGTTGGTGCATTTTCTACATTTATATCCATTCCTTTAGGAATACTTGTTGGGCAAAATTTTGATAACAATATTCTGCCCATGTTTTTAGGAATCTTTGTTTACTCGGCAATTTCTTGGATTATTTATCATCTTTTGGTGAAAAAAAGTACTACTGCTTTGTCCATTTAG